From a single Candidatus Defluviilinea gracilis genomic region:
- a CDS encoding type II toxin-antitoxin system HicB family antitoxin, translating to MRQVIVYSGEDGYFVAECPSLPGCISQGETREEAIANIKEAIAGYIAALEEDNPS from the coding sequence ATGAGACAAGTTATCGTTTACTCAGGTGAAGATGGTTATTTCGTGGCGGAATGCCCGAGCCTGCCTGGATGTATCAGTCAGGGCGAGACTCGTGAAGAAGCGATTGCCAACATCAAAGAGGCAATTGCAGGTTACATTGCCGCGCTCGAAGAAGACAATCCAAGCTAA
- a CDS encoding lamin tail domain-containing protein has translation MDRRRLVQYLLLNVFISACVTGAILFWYDRNYRQAALSPVQPAPVSSGDSTPQPTLSPNVDIPVEIVSIVGAGTLTAESVVVRNAGSESLSLAGWQLQDSDKNIFIFPNLTLNSSGAVQVHTIAGTNTVIDLYWGETEPVWQSGEEAALLDPSGNVRAVYQVP, from the coding sequence ATGGATCGCCGCCGACTTGTCCAATACCTGCTTTTGAATGTGTTCATCTCTGCCTGTGTGACCGGCGCGATTCTGTTCTGGTACGACCGCAATTACCGACAAGCGGCTCTTTCCCCGGTTCAACCTGCCCCAGTTTCCTCAGGCGACTCTACTCCCCAGCCGACCCTCAGCCCCAACGTGGATATCCCCGTCGAGATCGTCAGCATCGTCGGCGCAGGGACGTTGACTGCCGAATCGGTTGTCGTCCGCAATGCGGGAAGTGAGTCGCTGAGTTTAGCGGGCTGGCAATTGCAAGACTCCGATAAAAACATTTTCATCTTCCCGAACCTCACATTAAATAGCAGTGGCGCGGTGCAAGTCCACACGATTGCTGGAACGAACACGGTCATTGATTTATACTGGGGCGAGACCGAACCTGTCTGGCAATCGGGCGAAGAAGCGGCACTTCTCGACCCAAGTGGAAATGTTAGAGCGGTGTATCAAGTGCCGTAG